CTAAGACAGCGTGATGAGAAGAAACAAAGCCATCAGAGAGACGAAAAGGCTACAATCGCTCGCAGCCTTCCTGTGCAATGAGATCGCACTGTTCACACTGCCTCTTCCATCTGTAGTCTGCGTTAATCTCCTTTCCTGCTGCTGTTTCCAGAGAAGCAACCATCCTGCCTGCACGGGGAAAAGGCACCTACTTACCCAGCATCCAGTCCATCTCTTCCGTGTTATCCCCGTACAGCCCGTGGACACTCTTCCCGCGGAACTTCTCGGTGGTGATCAGAGGGGTGTGCACGTGTAGAAAGGACACAAAGAGGAGGAAAGGTGTTTGCTTGTTTCTGAGAATAAATAACACGACTGGGTTTACTTTTACGTAAAGCAGAGACCGAGGCCCTAGAAGATGCAAAATAAAGATCTAGATCGTCATGTCCTTAAAGAAGTCTACCTGCTAGTGTTTAATGTGATGGCGTCACCCTTCTAAAGtctgttgaggggcgcctgggtggctcagttggttgagcgtctgactttggctcaggtcatgatctcacggtttctgacttcgagtcccacatcgggctctgtgctgacagctcagagcccactttggatcctctctcctgctttctctctgcccctcccttgctggttctctctctctctctcaaaaataaaatgaagaaacttaaaaaatggcaCAGATATGACACgtattttttccctgttttttagCAGTTTATAGGTGTATGTGCCTCTGGATCTGAAGGTAAGACAATTCCAGGTGGCTGGAGTTTACttaattcagttatttatttcattCGATTATGTCGGTATAGGTTCCCACCTCAATCCTTAGTGTATAGGATAAAGTGATATtgcatatttggctttcttttttttttaagttttattgttaagtaatctctatacacaacatggggctcgaactcacaaccccatgatcaagagtcccatgctctacagACGGAGCCACCTGGGCTTCCCTagctcactttattgtaagaacacagcATAGAATACATATAGCACACAAACAATGTGTTGATCGACTCTTCATGTGATCAGTAAAACTTccagtcaacaataggctattaacAGTTACGTTTTGGGAGAGTCAAAGTTATTTGTGATTTTCCTCAGCACATGGTGTGGGCATCTGGGAACCCCCACGTTGTTCAAGGTCAACTGTAACCGTCAACATCATTTCAGACTCACGTTAGGCACTTCCACGAAAAGAATGTTCTGGAACATGATCACAACCTCATCACCACCGAGTGAACTGGGGTTCACCAGtggtccccctgcccccactttaCTGGAACACCCTTGGGGAGCATAGAAACCACCTCTGTTTGGCGTAGCTTTTCATCAAGTCCCTCTGGGCTCTGACACAGTAAGTTCCTTGTTACTCAAACTCACATTTAGCATAAAGTTGCCAACAGGACAATGTAGTTCTGATGatagagctttaaaaatatttagaatttattgTAAATCTACGGGtgtttcagtttgttttgttAGTTAAATACGGCCGGTGGTGATCAGCGGGTGCTTACGCAATGGGACTGACTCAAGTGGGGCTCAACTGAACATCATCTATGACACAGTTTACCAAAAAACGTCTTTCTGGGCTACGGTGATTTCACTGGTCTTATCCTCATTATAGAAAAAgacttttcaaaatgcattttcacCATGGACCAGAGCCCTAGGATGAAGCTAACCCTTCCTTGGATGCTCACCTTTGGATGAAGGACGAGACCTCTTTGAGAATAAGAGACGTCGTCCTTGGAAAGTGCATGGGTTGCTCAGTGATGGTGTGGTTTCTCATCAGAAAGCAGTCTGCGTGAACAATCAGGTCTCCCAGGAAATACGAGGTTGTAAAGAGGAAGATGGCAGCCATGGTTGACCAGATGACCGGAGTCCATGAGCCTGACGTCAGGTGGGTGAGTTTCCCAGCGGTGAGCGTGAGGGCAGCCACGGCCATGATTTGGAAACAGACGTTGAGTTTCCGCTCCATACCTGCACGCTTCTCTGACAGTTCCCAGCGGACGCAGTCTCCCATCATGGAAAACGGCATTCCGTAGAAATGGTCGAATCCGTGGTTGAGAGGGTGGTGGCAGTGATCGTTGGAAGATTCACAGTTGAGACCCAGGTGCCATTTTCCTGAAAGGCAAAATAGATGCCCATTTAGGCCATCTCCCCTCctacaccccctccagtaaccctctgtttgttctccgtatttaagagtctcttctgttttgtccccctccctgtttttatattatttttgtttcccttcccttatgttcgtctattttgtctcttaaagtcctcatatgagtgaagtcatatgatatttctctttctctgactgactaatttcacttagcataataccctttagttccatccaggtagttgcaaatggcaagatttcattctttttgattgccaagtaatactccactgtacatatacatacaacagcttctttatccattcatccatcaatggacatctgggctctttccatactttggctattgttgatagcactgctataaacatggggatgcctgtgccccttcgaaacagcacacctgtatcccttggataaatgcctagtggtgcaattgctgggtcatagggcggttctatttttagtttttttgaggaacctccatactgttttccagagtggctgcaccagctgcattcccaccaacaatacaaaagagatcctctctctccgcatcctcgccaacacctgttgtcacctgagttgttaatgttagccgttctgacaggtgtgaggtgatatcaagATCCtcaacttaatcacatctgcaaagaccctttttccataGAAAGTAATATTTTCAGCCTCCAGCATGTAGGACATGATATCTCTGGTGAGCATTATTCAATCTACTGTGCCTGAATTTGCAAAGGTCTCTGGTAGGTCAATAAGGAAGGCACAGGATGCTCAGATTGCTCTAGAAAATgcaatctgggggcgcctgggtggctcagtcggttaagcagccgacttcggctcaggtcatgatctcgcggtccgtgagtttgagccccgcgtcgggctctgtgctgacggctcagagcctggagcctgtttccgattctgtgtctccctctctctgaccctcccccattcatgctctgtctctctctgtctcaaaaataaataaacgttaaaaaaattaaaaaaaaaaaaagaaaatgcaatctGCTGTAGTCAGCGGGGAAAAGATTTCTTGACTTTGGGATTGtccctctctttgtttttgtttttgtttttgttttaattttttttcaacgtttatttatttttgggacagagagagacagagcatgaacgggggaggggcagagagagaaggagacacagaatcggaaacaggctccaggctccgagccatcagcccagagcctgacgcggggctcgaactcacggaccgcgagatcgtgacctggctgaagttggacgcttaaccgactgcgccacccaggcgcccctgtccctctCTTTGTTAAAGCACTGAAATGATGGTCAGGATCATGGTGGACATTAGGTTCTACAGAACACAACTGTCAAGTTCAACCAATGACAGGTGTTTAGCTTCTCTACTGTCACTACTAGGGTATTGACAAAGAGGCCTGTGTATCTTCCCAACACCCCAAATGGTGCCTCCCATCCAGAAAACCTCATGCAATTTTCCAAGGAATGTTCCACATGGGTAGACTTCTGTCCCGAAAACAACAAAGAGCCTGTCAGATTTGATGGTCAGTGTATCAGGTGGTCTTGCTTTTTTACGATCAATAAATGGCACtgttaataaaaattatcagTATAAGATGATAACGCTAGTGACAGCTTGGTCCCCTCTCAAGAAACTACTGTCCCTGATTGTACTTACACATGACATGGTTTGTTGACATACAGAAAAGTAAGCATGCTATTTGTGGAAGCAGAGAGGGAATGTACTAAGAGGCACATTTCTAAGCGGAATTTAGGGGGAACGACGTTGTGGAAATTGTTGGTAATTTGGTGACAttagaaaagaattttctaatttttttgtgaCAGTGCATCAGCAAATAATATGACATGCTAGATGTTTCATTAAGCGGACATTTCTTGAGCATGTACTTTGCACGAAGCAACCTGCAGGTATTAAGGTCGTTCCTGCATGCACGGAGGGAGCTTTCTGTCCGGTGGACGATCCCAGTGTGTCATGACCACGTAATTTGCAAGCTTTATGGTTGAATATCTTCTTCATATAAAAGTAATGTGattaatactttaaaaactgCACATACCTATTAGCCCAGTGGCATAGCCTCTGTCCTTTAATATTTTTGCAAACGTTGTCTCGTTGGTCGGGAGCCCTCCAGATACTCCCGTCCACTGAAGAACACGATAACCATTACTGGAAACCATACCTTTgaggaaacattttcaaagaaatgttaCCATCACACATTGACATTTGCCATTATGGTTAATTTTTCATGTAAAACAGGCAGTGAAAAATTAATTGAACAATTAGCAAAAACACTTAACTGTGTTGCTGTGTGAAGGTTATACACACAAAGAGGATgaaaggacagaggaaggggaaTTAAAATTGGTTTTATAATTTCACCAAACTCTTGATATAACAAGTTTGAGGGGTTCTCAAACTTGTCTGCTCTTTGGAATCATCTGAGAAGCTTCAAACTATTCTGAAACCTGGTCGTCGATCCAGAGAGTTTGAGTTCAGTTGGTTGGGGGTGGAATTTGAGGTGGGTTGCAAGACGCCCTAGATGATTCAAATGTGCCAGCAAGGTGGGGAGCCATGGCTATAATTCCTACCAGCCCTGACATGCCCAAGGCATGGACGCGAGTGTTCCAAAAGGTAggttaaacatttttctgaagttcTGAAGCATAcagttgaaaaccactgactTAGAAGGTGCTCTATGCCCCCTAGACCATTTTCACCAATGCAGCTCAGTCTTACTAGGGAAGATCCACCTGGTTCAAAGAGTGAACACAGTTCCCACTGATCATCTTTTGGGGACCTGGAGAATTCTTTCTGAGATTTTCCAAACCTTTGAGAATGCATCTGACGCCGCAGGAGACTAGGGGAACATACGTAGTTCTCGGCCATAACAAAGACAGGTGGGGTGTTTTAGCTTAAGTTGGCCAAGATTCCTTCTTCCCTGGGACATGAGAGGGTGCCAGAGACCCATATACAGGAGGGTCTGTGACAGTTCATTTGATACGTCACATGGCCAGGCCAGTGTCCAGTTATTCAAACACCAGCCCGTTACTTCAGATGGTGCTGCGAAGGCCTTTCAAGATACGGTTGACGTGTACAATCAATTGGCTTTAACCAAAGGGAAAACCCTTGATATGGACCTTCTTCGTCCTTAGGGTCCAAGAACATCACACAGACTTCCAACTTTTTGTCTATTCCCTACTGAAATGCCCCATCTGAGTCATGTCATTATCGGTGGGGCTCTATATCTGATGGTAAAACTATGGCGATATCAGATTATTCTCTCCCCACGATACCAGTGGACCCATGCTTTAATACCTGCGTTAGAGGAGTTACAGGGAACACGCTCTTCTCCAGAGCCATGGTGAGACAGGAGGGACAACAGACCTGATCGGAGAGGGTATCTGCCCGTTAAGAAAGCTGCCCTGCTTGGGGTACACACGGACGCGGCCGCGAGGTGCTGGGTGAGCATCACACCATCTCGTGCGAGGCGGTCAATATTTGGAGTCCTGCAGAAGAGACACGAACAGTTTTGTTGCTGAACAAAGACACACACGGGTTTTTTGTCTACAAGAACTGCTACATATTTCATAGAAAAATCAGCCCATCATCATTTAGCACAGCAAGATGTTCTTGGGAGTGGCCAAAAGGCAGTGGCGAGAACTTCGGACGTCACGTGAACCATGAGAGGACCCGAAAATTCGACCCCATGGCAGCCGCACGCTGTCGTTGGGACTCGAGGGTGGGATTCTGATGACACTTCCTGGTGTTGGCTGAGTTCGGGGCCCAAGGGCAGTTAGAATGTGACCCAGGTGATGGAGTGAGGTCATTCTACACGAGACAGGCTAGCGATGACCGGTGAGTGTGGTGAGGTATGTTGGGGTAACGGGGGCATGGATTTGTGTGACCGAAGCAGGGCATTCCAGTGGGGAGCACCGGAAAAGTCATGCATGGTTGGGTAGACTTGACTTGATGGACAGAAGTGGAGGGTGAGGAAGCCCTGGTGTTTGACTTAGACCCAACACCATTGAATCTGTGGACACTGTCCCTCATGGACTGTGCTGATAGAAACCACGTTTCAAAGTGaaatgaggaggggcgcctgggtggcagtcggttaagcgtcgacttcagccaggtcacgatctcgcagtccgtgagttcgagccccgcgtcgggctctgtgctgatggctcagagcctggagtctgcttccgattctgtgtctccctctctctctgcccctcccctgctcgtgcttgctctctgtttccctcaaaaacaaatacacattaaaacaaagtcttaggggcgcctgggtggctcagtgggttgagcgtctgacttcggctcgggtcatgatctcgcgagatctcgcgtgatctcgcgtgagttcgagccccgcgtcaggctctgggctgatggctcggagcctggagcctggttccgattctgtgtctccctctctctctgcccctcccccgttcatgctctgtctctctctgtcccaaaaataaataaacgttgaaaaaaaaaattaaaaaaaaaaaaagtgaaatgaggaGTCACACGTAGGAGGCATCTGAGCTGGGGTTAGCGCTGGTGAGGGCAGAACGAGGGGCGAGGGGGCGTGGCACGGACGTGTGCGGAATCCGGTCAAGGTCTGGACTGCACACGTCAAAGGTTTGACCCCTTGTCAGTAGGGTTTGCATCGAGACGCCAGAGGACCCGTTCTCAGATCCTTGCCTGATGGTGTCGTTGCCATAGCAGCCAATGTCGCCAATGCCGAAATCGTCTGCCATCAGAAGAAGGATGTTTGGACGCGAACCAGATAGATCCCTGCTGGCGGAGGGCGTCACACCCAGAAGTGCGCCGACTGTCACAGCTAGCCAGGTCCTGAAAGGCAAGGTGCCAACGAAAGCTTAACGCTGCTTTCCAGTTAAATAGTGGCGTTTGTAGGGGCGTCACTAGGGGACTTGGATATTGCATCGTGTTGTGGAAGGGTTTGACTACATTTCTGaggtatttgatttttgttttaaagttgaaAACAATTCACCTTCTggatggttattttttttttaatttatatatttattttgatagagcattatggagagggagagagagagggatggttttttactttttatttttttaaatttgtatatttattttgatagagagagcattatggagaggaagagagagagagggagagacagaatcccaagcaggttccgcactgtctgcacacagcctgaggtggggcttgaactcaccaacggtgagatccagacctgagctgagatcgagagtcggacgctcaactgactgagccgcccaggtggcCCTTGATGATTTTATCTGAAGTGTAAACATTTTGTCTTTGGAAGCCCTGGGGTCTGTTATTAGGACTCATACCATGACTAAGGAAAGTCCTTTTTTGTGGCTTGGATCAGGTCCCCAGAACAGCTATAACTCtctgcctttgcctcttcctcGTTTTTCTTTAAACAAGTAAACTGTGTTGAACTTGGGTCTCTGTGGCCCGTTGGTGGGAACTGGGCCACTGAGTCAGGGCCCAAGTCAGGGCAAAAGCTCACCAATGCCATCTGGTGATTCTGAGTCTATGAAAAATAGCCATATATTCTAGCATGAGTGTGAAACTACCAAAGACTGtcacggggaggggggggggaggggggtggtgcctTTGCTACCACTATGGCTACCATAACCGTGGCCTCCGTGGGGGCCCTCCTGTTTCTGGAAGTCTCTGTGGGCAGGTGCATATACAGAGGGACAAGAGTGTGCCAATCCCCGGGGCCATGAAATCAACATGGGATCTGAGTCTCCAAAGAAGATTTGCGGTGTGGGCACCCCGGAAAACCAGACGACGTGGTTTGGGAAAAGTGGAATAGAATGCCTTCGAGTGGCTCCCAGACTGCAGAGTGTGGGACAGCGATATAAACCCTGAGCCCCACGGCCAGCGCCCCAGATGCATCAGCAATTGCTAGGTGTGCCGGAGCGCTCCATCAGCGCGTCCTGAGCGAGGAGGCGTAAAGAAAGGTAGAGGCGCAAACAGAAGACTGGAGATTGCACTGTTTCTACCTTACCAAGCGTGCTCCAGACGTAACATGTTCTCTTTTCGCTCGTAGTTCCTGTAAGAAACAAGGACGTATGTAATAACGATGTTCAACACGTAAGATAGTACCTACCTATCGAACGGGAAACTTTGATGCGCTCGGATCGTGTCAATAAAACCTTAAAACAGCTACCGAGAACTCGTAAGAATGGTCTTGTCTGTCAGAAAGGCTTTAAGGAAGCTGAACGCTGTGTTAAGAATGAGGAATGTACGTCTGTCATGGGCAGGACGATAAATATTTGGGGCTTTTCTGCCCACGTTGCCGCTATCCCCACTCTGCCGTTGGAACGTGACTGGGTGTCACTGGCTTCCACTGAAACAACGTTTACAGATCTGGTCAGCTTTGTTCGCCCCACAAATCATAGATGCCCGGTCTTTtcatttgttcgtttgtttttaatgtttatttgtttttgaaagagagaaagacacagagtgtgagtgggggaggggccgagagggagacacaggatcggaagaaGGCTCTaggttccgagctgtcatcacagagcccgacgtggggctcgaactccgagatggtgggatcatgacctgagccaaagtcggatgctcaaccaactgagccacttaagtgcccctctcaattttttttttttttttaaagataaggacaCGGAGAAAGAAAAGCCCTTCAACGCAGTGTCTTCCCTGGGTGGGAAGAAATTGCACACAGCTTCCCAGCTGTCCTCCAGACCCCAGACGGCAAGCCTGCCTTCCCGGCTCTGCCTGGAGCTGCTCCCAAAACCAGCTCGCTTTCCGGTCTCTGGGATCCCAGCCACGTCGAGTCCACAGGCTCTGAGAGCCGTTCACAATCCCGTCTCCATGCTTCCCCACCTCTGCATGATTTTTCTGGTTCCTTTCAATCTGGTTCCTTTTTGCAATCAccccaggggtgtgtgtgtgtgtgtgtgtgtgtgtgtgtgtgtgtgtgtgtgtctgagagagagagagagagagagacatggggtggggtgggggggaccagTCAGTGATCCTTTCACGCGTCTGTGGGCTTCCCAGTTACCTGGATGGCTGTGCTCCGTCGGGGCCGGGCCGCCTGGACCTCAGCGATCGGCTGGCGGTGCAGCAGAGGGCACGGCTGGTCCTGCGGGACTGTCCTGAGGCGGCCGCCAGTGCCCAGGCCTCctcggccggccggccggccgcaCGCATGTGCACAGCGACCCAGCCCGTTCAGAGCCACAgcaaggaggtggaggagaagcaAGTTCGGTTGTGCAGAGAGTGGCCGGGGCCGTGGCCAGCGGCCTGTTGGTACAGGAGACCTTCTGTTACTCATTAGAACGCGCAAGGTGCCCCGGGGGCAGCACACACGGCTCCCGCGGGGGCCGGTGACTCATTTATTCCCCAGCGGGTCGCAACCTCCTGACCTCTGTCCTCagctcagggctctgtgctgggtctcCCTCCGAAGCGGCCAACCGGTT
This region of Felis catus isolate Fca126 chromosome X, F.catus_Fca126_mat1.0, whole genome shotgun sequence genomic DNA includes:
- the ARSL gene encoding arylsulfatase L isoform X1 is translated as MSNRRSPVPTGRWPRPRPLSAQPNLLLLHLLAVALNGLGRCAHACGRPAGRGGLGTGGRLRTVPQDQPCPLLHRQPIAEVQAARPRRSTAIQELRAKREHVTSGARLVRTWLAVTVGALLGVTPSASRDLSGSRPNILLLMADDFGIGDIGCYGNDTIRTPNIDRLARDGVMLTQHLAAASVCTPSRAAFLTGRYPLRSGMVSSNGYRVLQWTGVSGGLPTNETTFAKILKDRGYATGLIGKWHLGLNCESSNDHCHHPLNHGFDHFYGMPFSMMGDCVRWELSEKRAGMERKLNVCFQIMAVAALTLTAGKLTHLTSGSWTPVIWSTMAAIFLFTTSYFLGDLIVHADCFLMRNHTITEQPMHFPRTTSLILKEVSSFIQRNKQTPFLLFVSFLHVHTPLITTEKFRGKSVHGLYGDNTEEMDWMLGKILDTLDTEGLTNSTLVYFTSDHGGSLESRLRNNQYGGSNGIYKGGKGMGGWEGGIRVPGIFRWPGVLPAGRVIHEPTSLMDVFPTVVQLGGGEVPQDRVIDGRDMLPLLLGTAQHSDHEFLLHYCENFLHAVRWHQRDGGRLWKVHYTTPVFHPHGAGACYGRGVCPCFGDQVAHHDPPLLFDLSRDPSEVHALTPDTEPAFYRVMDTISRAVEEHRRTLRPVPVQLDAPGNIWKPWLQPCCGPFPLCWCDRENGQA
- the ARSL gene encoding arylsulfatase L isoform X2 encodes the protein MRAAGRPAEEAWALAAASGQSRRTSRALCCTASRSLRSRRPGPDGAQPSRNYERKENMLRLEHAWTWLAVTVGALLGVTPSASRDLSGSRPNILLLMADDFGIGDIGCYGNDTIRTPNIDRLARDGVMLTQHLAAASVCTPSRAAFLTGRYPLRSGMVSSNGYRVLQWTGVSGGLPTNETTFAKILKDRGYATGLIGKWHLGLNCESSNDHCHHPLNHGFDHFYGMPFSMMGDCVRWELSEKRAGMERKLNVCFQIMAVAALTLTAGKLTHLTSGSWTPVIWSTMAAIFLFTTSYFLGDLIVHADCFLMRNHTITEQPMHFPRTTSLILKEVSSFIQRNKQTPFLLFVSFLHVHTPLITTEKFRGKSVHGLYGDNTEEMDWMLGKILDTLDTEGLTNSTLVYFTSDHGGSLESRLRNNQYGGSNGIYKGGKGMGGWEGGIRVPGIFRWPGVLPAGRVIHEPTSLMDVFPTVVQLGGGEVPQDRVIDGRDMLPLLLGTAQHSDHEFLLHYCENFLHAVRWHQRDGQPSEIRVLPSGGRLWKVHYTTPVFHPHGAGACYGRGVCPCFGDQVAHHDPPLLFDLSRDPSEVHALTPDTEPAFYRVMDTISRAVEEHRRTLRPVPVQLDAPGNIWKPWLQPCCGPFPLCWCDRENGQA
- the ARSL gene encoding arylsulfatase L isoform X3, with translation MRAAGRPAEEAWALAAASGQSRRTSRALCCTASRSLRSRRPGPDGAQPSRNYERKENMLRLEHAWTWLAVTVGALLGVTPSASRDLSGSRPNILLLMADDFGIGDIGCYGNDTIRTPNIDRLARDGVMLTQHLAAASVCTPSRAAFLTGRYPLRSGMVSSNGYRVLQWTGVSGGLPTNETTFAKILKDRGYATGLIGKWHLGLNCESSNDHCHHPLNHGFDHFYGMPFSMMGDCVRWELSEKRAGMERKLNVCFQIMAVAALTLTAGKLTHLTSGSWTPVIWSTMAAIFLFTTSYFLGDLIVHADCFLMRNHTITEQPMHFPRTTSLILKEVSSFIQRNKQTPFLLFVSFLHVHTPLITTEKFRGKSVHGLYGDNTEEMDWMLGKILDTLDTEGLTNSTLVYFTSDHGGSLESRLRNNQYGGSNGIYKGGKGMGGWEGGIRVPGIFRWPGVLPAGRVIHEPTSLMDVFPTVVQLGGGEVPQDRVIDGRDMLPLLLGTAQHSDHEFLLHYCENFLHAVRWHQRDGGRLWKVHYTTPVFHPHGAGACYGRGVCPCFGDQVAHHDPPLLFDLSRDPSEVHALTPDTEPAFYRVMDTISRAVEEHRRTLRPVPVQLDAPGNIWKPWLQPCCGPFPLCWCDRENGQA